Genomic window (Chryseobacterium bernardetii):
TTTTATTATAGATGTTGGATCTTAGATATCAGAAACCAGACTTTTGGGGATCTGCTGCCTGATATCTCCGATCTTTTATCTTTTTATTTTTCGGTCGCCTAATATAAGCTATTTTATCGACTTCATTACATCTACCAATACCTGTACACTTTCAATAGGTAAGGCATTGTATAAGCTGGCTCTGTAACCTCCAAGGCTTCTGTGGCCGTTAAGTCCGCTGATTCCTGCAGCTTTCCATGCATTATCAAACTCTTCTTTTTTGCTTTCATCTGTAATTTTGAAAGAAACATTCATTAACGAACGGTCTTCTTTCACGCAGAATGTTTCAAATAACGGATTGCTGTCAATTTCATCGTATAAAAGCTTAGCCTTAGCTTCGTTTCTTTGTTCCGCCGCGGCAATACCACCGTTGTTTTCAAGGTGTTGTAATGTTAACAGAGAGGCATAAATAGGGAACACCGGAGGAGTATTGTACATAGATTCTTTAGAAATATGCTGAGAGTAATCAAGCATAGACAGCATATTTTCTCTTCCTGTTTTTCCAAGGATTTCTTTTTTGATTACCACTAAAGTAACTCCTGCAGGCCCCATATTTTTCTGAGCTCCGGCATAGATTAAATCAAATTTTGAAAAATCCAGCTGTCTTGAAAAAATATCAGAACTCATATCACATACCATCAGCGTATCCACTTCAGGGAAGGCTTTCATCTGGGTTCCGTAAATAGTATTGTTGGAAGTACAGTGGAAATAATCGTATTCCGAACCTACTGTATAATTTTTAGGAATAAAAGAATAGTTTTCTTCTTTTGAAGATCCTACTACATCTACAGTCCCGAGTTTTTTTGCTTCTTTAATAGCTCCTGCTGCCCAGGTACCTGTATCCAGATAAGCCGCTTTTCCTCCTACTTTCATCAGGTTGTAAGGCACCATGGCAAACTGCATGCTTGCCCCGCTTCCTAAATAAAGTACCTCATAATCATCACCAAGGTTCATCAGCCTTTTTACAATTGCACGGGCTTCGTCCATTACAGCAACGAAATCCTTACTTCTGTGCGAAATTTCAAGAAGAGATAATCCAATCCCATTAAAGTCTAAGATTGCCTGTGCTGATTTTTCAAATACCTCTTGTGGTAAAATACATGGCCCTGCGCTGAAGTTGTGCTTTTTGTTCATATTTTTATTTTTTGGTTATCTAAAGAACTGAAGTTCTTTAGTTCATTTTTTGTTTGTTGAGTTTTGGTTAAAAAAAGCCGCCTCACAGATAATGAGACGGAATTTTTTATTCGCCGTGTAGGAACGCTTTTTTATTAAGAAGAGCCTCTTCAGATTCTACATGATCTTCATCTGGTACGCAGCAGTCTACCGGACATACTGCAGCACATTGTGGCTCTTCGTGGAATCCTTTACATTCTGTACATTTATCAGTAACAATGAAATAAACATCATCACTTACAGGTTCCTGGGCTGCATTGGCATCCACAGTAAGTCCTGACGGTAATGTAACAGTTCCTTGAAGACTTGTACCATCAGAAGCTTTCCAATCTACAGCTCCTTCATATATTGCATTGTTTGGACATTCCGGTTCACAAGCCCCACAGTTAATGCATTCATCAGTTATTTTAATAGCCATCGCTAATTTTTTTTAAATTTGCACAAAATTACAAAATATTCCCCAATTTTAAAGTAATTATGAATACCGAAAATCAAGTTTTAGGACTTATTAAATTAAGTGATTATATAAAAGCGTTTTTAGCGAAGAAACCGGAAGATCACAATGAAGATGATGTAAATATTGAATTATTATTAAAAAAATCTGAAATAGAAAACCCATGGTTTACTGTTGATAATCAGAAATTTGCTTTGAAACAGTGGGCAGACCTTCTTACTGAAGAAAATATTAAAAACTGGCTTAAAAATTATTCAATCTCCAAAATTTCAAAGAGAGTAGGATTGATTTTAGCTGGAAATATTCCTTTGGTAGGGTTCCATGATGTGATTTCTGTGGTGCTAAGTAATCATATTCCAGTAATCAAATTGTCTTCTAAGGATAAATATCTGATTCCGTTTTTGTTAAAAAAATGGAAAGAGTTTTCCGGCGATCAGATTCAATTTGAATTTGTAGAGAAATTGGAGAATTTTGATGCAGTTATTGCTACCGGAAGTAATAATACGGCAAGATATCTTGAGTATTATTTTAAAAACCATTTAAGCATTATCCGTAAAAACAGAACTTCTGTTGCTGTTTTAAAAGGAGATGAGACAGATGAGGAGCTGCAGCTTTTAGCCAATGATATTTTCCAATACTTTGGTTTAGGATGCAGAAATGTAACGAGGATATTTATTCCTCAGGATTTTGTGATCGACAGGCTGTTTGAGAACTTCTTAGGATTCCAGGATATTATCAATCATAATAAATACGCGAATAATTATGATTATAACAGAGCTGTTTATCTTCTGAACCAGGAAAAATTCTGGGATAATAATTTTGTGATGCTGAAAGAAGATGACAAATTGTTCAGTCCGCTTTCTGTGATTAATTTTAGTCGTTACAAATCATTGGATGAGGTGAAAAGTTTTATTGCTGAAAATGAAGAAAATATTCAGTGCGTAGTAGCTAAGACAGATTTGGGGTTAAACTCAATTTCTCTTGGTGAAGCGCAAAATCCGGGACTTGACACCTATGCGGATAATGTAGATACAATGAAATTTTTAGAACTGGTCTGATTTTCGTATCTTCCATCACTTATTTCACCAAATAATAAAAAACGGATAATATGAAAAAGTTATTTTTAGGTCTGGCAGTTGTTGGCACGCAGCTGATATTTGCTCAGAAAGTTGTGGGACTGAAGGTAGAGGATGGCCAAAAGAAAGAGCAGCCGGCTACTATAAGTAAGGATAAGGTCAATCTTTATAATGAAAATTTCCAGAAATTTTTCACAGCTTTGCAGGCTTCAGATTATAAAGCAGTAAACGAAGTACTTTCTGATAAAGTAAAAGAAATTGTTACTGAAGATGTTCTTAAAAAAGTAAAGGAAGGTATTGATACCAATAAAAAGCTGGATATCTTAAAAGTAGGGTATTATGTAACGATGGATGGCATTAGTCATCCTAATATTAAATACAAATATGCCGGAGATTCTTCATCGAAAGAAGTGATAAGTGCCGTATTTGATGATGATGGAAAGCTTCTTGGAGTATTGCCTGCTAAAAAAGGGAAATAAATTTCGATTAAACAAAAAAAATATTAACTATGATGACAGATGTTTTAGTCGCTCATTCTTCGGAAGTGGAGAAAGCGAATTTTTACAAGAAGACGTATTTGCATGTGGCTTTATCAATTCTTGCTTTTATTGGAGTGGAGACTATTTTGCAGAAGATTGTCCCCCCTGAGCTTATTGCGATGATGTTTCAGGGAAGATTTACCTGGTTATTAATCATCGGGGTTTTCTGGCTGGCCTCTATCTTAGCTTCTAAATGGTCGCTTTCACAAAGTCAGTCTACCCAGTATCTTGGCTTGGGATTTTATGTTGTATTGGAGGCTGTTATTTTTCTTCCATTACTTTATATAGCTAGTAATATTGCGGGTGCTAATATTATCTTCCAGGCAGCTACTTTAACGGTTGCTATGTTTGCAGGTATTTCAGCAGTTGCTTTTACTTCCAAAAGAGATTTTTCTTTTTTAAGAAATATCATTATTATCGGAGGTTTTATTTCCATCGGTTTAATCATTGGCGGAATGGTCTTTGGCTTTAACCTTGGACTATGGTTCTCTGTAGGGATGGTTATCCTTGCTTCTGCAACCATTTTATATCAGACAAGTAAGCTGAAGGATTCTTATGCTACCAATCAGTATGTAGGAGCGGCATTACAGCTTTTTGCTTCTATTATGCTTTTATTCTGGTATATACTGAATATTCTGATGAGCAGAAGAAACTAACAGATAGATATCTTTTATAATAGTCCCGGTGATACTTTCATCGGGATTTTTTTTAGAAGTATAAGCCCAAAAAATCCTGATGACATTTCATCGGGATTTTAATTGGATATTCTTTAATCATTCAATGCTGAATATCGCTTCAGTAAGACTAGGTAATCTTTGAAGTTTTTATTTTCAGATAAAAATAGGGTACAGGTTAAAGAATAGGGAAGTGTAGTGCTGAGGAAAAACCTCATTTTTTTTCTTTTGTGTTTTTTTGTAGAATATTAAATGATAAAAACTACTTGTCAATAGATCCTAAAACCTTTTGAGCAAAAGAATTCAGGGCATCTTTTTCGCTCATTCCGTTCTGTACGTTAGCGTGAACTTCCAAAGCTCCGCAAATGTTGGTAATAAGCTCTCCGGCAACATTTAAATCCTCTTCACTTGTTCCTCTGAATTCGCAGAAACTTTCAAGGACTTCTAATGTTTTTTCCAGGTTCTCAGGGGTCTGATTTTGATAGAATTGTCTGATTACGGGTAATTTCATTATGCTAATTCATTAAAAAGGTTAATTAAACTTTCTGCCTGGTTAGACTGAACCTGATTTACCAGTTCACCATTTTTAAAGATAGCGAATGTAGGTAAGTTGTCTACCTTTGCTAATTTTCTGCTTTCAGGAAGTTTTTCAGCATCTACATATAAGAAAGGAATAGATTCGTTCTCAGATGCTAATTTTTTAAATTTCGGCTTCATGATTCTGCAGTTTCCGCACCATGTGGCACCGTACTGAACAACTACTTTTTCGTTGTCGTTTACTATATTCTGTAATGTATCTTCGGTTAATTCTGTGTACATAAGTTTATTTTTTTAAAAAATAAACAATGTAACAATCTAAAAATTTACCAATCTAACAATTCAAAAAACTTTTAAAATTGTTATACTGTTAGATTGTTACATTGCTATATTAAAATTAAGATATTAATTTTTTGCTAAGTATTCTGCTGTAGAAGTTCTGTCAGCTTTCATAGCTTCTTTTCCTTCTTCCCAGTTTGCAGGACATACTTCACCATGTTTTTGAACGTGAGTGTAAGCGTCAATTAATCTTAAGAATTCTTTTACGTTTCTACCTAGAGGCATATCGTTCACCGCTTCGTGGAAGATTTTTCCAGTTTCATCGATAAGGTAAGTCGCTCTGTAAGTTACGTTAGAACCTGTAAAGATTTCTTCTCCTTCTTCATTGTATTCGAAATCCTGATCTACAATCCCTAAAGTGTTTGCTAATTGTCTGTGAGTATCAGCTAAAAGCGGATAAGTTACCCCTTCAATACCTCCGTTATCTTTTGGTGTATTTAACCAAGCGAAGTGTACTTCGTTTGTATCACAAGATGCACCAATTACTTTAGTGTTTCTTTTTTCGAATTCACCTAAAGCCTCCTGGAAAGCGTGAAGCTCAGTAGGGCATACAAAAGTGAAATCTTTAGGGTACCAGAACAAAAGAACTTTTTGCTGGTTTTTAGTCGCTTCTTCAAAGATGTTGATTCTTAAATCATCACCCATTTCAGACATTGCGTCGATTGTTAAGTTCGGGAATTTTTTTCCTACTAAAGACATAATTTTCTGTTTTTATATTTAAATTTCTGATGCAAATATAGACAAGTTTCATCTATCAAACAAATAGTTTTCGATAAATAAAATCTATAATAATTTTTGATGTGTTATTTTAAAAATACTCTGAAAACTGAGGTTTTTTGATATTTAATAACCCGATATTAAGTAATTGATTTTTTATCCTCGCTGTAATATCGTATTCTTAATTAAACTGTACTAGTAAGTCTTTAATTCTTCTCATAGCCTCTCTTAATTCTTCTTCAGAAGCTGCATAAGAAAATCTGATGCATTCTGGACTTCCGAAAGAGAAACCGCCTACGCATCCTACCTGAGCATTTTCCAGTAAGAACATTGCAAAATCATCGGAGTTTTTGATCTCTGTTCCGTTTAATGTTTTACCGATATAATGTGAAATGTCAGGAAAGAAGTAAAAAGCAGCCTTTGGCAGCAATACTTTGAATCCCGGAATTTCCTTGATAAGTTCATATACAAGATCCCTTCTTTTTTTGAAAGCATCAATCATATATTTATA
Coding sequences:
- the serC gene encoding 3-phosphoserine/phosphohydroxythreonine transaminase; amino-acid sequence: MNKKHNFSAGPCILPQEVFEKSAQAILDFNGIGLSLLEISHRSKDFVAVMDEARAIVKRLMNLGDDYEVLYLGSGASMQFAMVPYNLMKVGGKAAYLDTGTWAAGAIKEAKKLGTVDVVGSSKEENYSFIPKNYTVGSEYDYFHCTSNNTIYGTQMKAFPEVDTLMVCDMSSDIFSRQLDFSKFDLIYAGAQKNMGPAGVTLVVIKKEILGKTGRENMLSMLDYSQHISKESMYNTPPVFPIYASLLTLQHLENNGGIAAAEQRNEAKAKLLYDEIDSNPLFETFCVKEDRSLMNVSFKITDESKKEEFDNAWKAAGISGLNGHRSLGGYRASLYNALPIESVQVLVDVMKSIK
- a CDS encoding 4Fe-4S binding protein; translation: MAIKITDECINCGACEPECPNNAIYEGAVDWKASDGTSLQGTVTLPSGLTVDANAAQEPVSDDVYFIVTDKCTECKGFHEEPQCAAVCPVDCCVPDEDHVESEEALLNKKAFLHGE
- a CDS encoding acyl-CoA reductase, yielding MNTENQVLGLIKLSDYIKAFLAKKPEDHNEDDVNIELLLKKSEIENPWFTVDNQKFALKQWADLLTEENIKNWLKNYSISKISKRVGLILAGNIPLVGFHDVISVVLSNHIPVIKLSSKDKYLIPFLLKKWKEFSGDQIQFEFVEKLENFDAVIATGSNNTARYLEYYFKNHLSIIRKNRTSVAVLKGDETDEELQLLANDIFQYFGLGCRNVTRIFIPQDFVIDRLFENFLGFQDIINHNKYANNYDYNRAVYLLNQEKFWDNNFVMLKEDDKLFSPLSVINFSRYKSLDEVKSFIAENEENIQCVVAKTDLGLNSISLGEAQNPGLDTYADNVDTMKFLELV
- a CDS encoding peptidylprolyl isomerase, producing the protein MKKLFLGLAVVGTQLIFAQKVVGLKVEDGQKKEQPATISKDKVNLYNENFQKFFTALQASDYKAVNEVLSDKVKEIVTEDVLKKVKEGIDTNKKLDILKVGYYVTMDGISHPNIKYKYAGDSSSKEVISAVFDDDGKLLGVLPAKKGK
- a CDS encoding Bax inhibitor-1/YccA family protein, whose protein sequence is MMTDVLVAHSSEVEKANFYKKTYLHVALSILAFIGVETILQKIVPPELIAMMFQGRFTWLLIIGVFWLASILASKWSLSQSQSTQYLGLGFYVVLEAVIFLPLLYIASNIAGANIIFQAATLTVAMFAGISAVAFTSKRDFSFLRNIIIIGGFISIGLIIGGMVFGFNLGLWFSVGMVILASATILYQTSKLKDSYATNQYVGAALQLFASIMLLFWYILNILMSRRN
- a CDS encoding DUF6952 family protein, with the protein product MKLPVIRQFYQNQTPENLEKTLEVLESFCEFRGTSEEDLNVAGELITNICGALEVHANVQNGMSEKDALNSFAQKVLGSIDK
- a CDS encoding thioredoxin family protein gives rise to the protein MYTELTEDTLQNIVNDNEKVVVQYGATWCGNCRIMKPKFKKLASENESIPFLYVDAEKLPESRKLAKVDNLPTFAIFKNGELVNQVQSNQAESLINLFNELA
- a CDS encoding peroxiredoxin; this translates as MSLVGKKFPNLTIDAMSEMGDDLRINIFEEATKNQQKVLLFWYPKDFTFVCPTELHAFQEALGEFEKRNTKVIGASCDTNEVHFAWLNTPKDNGGIEGVTYPLLADTHRQLANTLGIVDQDFEYNEEGEEIFTGSNVTYRATYLIDETGKIFHEAVNDMPLGRNVKEFLRLIDAYTHVQKHGEVCPANWEEGKEAMKADRTSTAEYLAKN